In one Pseudomonas tensinigenes genomic region, the following are encoded:
- the purC gene encoding phosphoribosylaminoimidazolesuccinocarboxamide synthase produces MEKREELYRGKAKSVYKTDDADRLILLFRNDTSAFDGKRIEQLDRKGMVNNKFNAFIMQKLEAAGVPTQFDKLLADNEVLVKKLDMIPVECVVRNYAAGSLVKRLGVEEGLKLNPYTFELFLKDDAKGDPFINESHVVAFGWGTAEQLVRMKELSLKVNEVLTKLFDDAGLLLVDFKLEFGVFSDGSIVLGDEFSPDGCRLWDKDTKKKMDKDRFRQGLGDVIEAYEEVANRLGVPL; encoded by the coding sequence ATGGAAAAACGTGAAGAACTCTACCGCGGCAAAGCCAAATCGGTTTACAAGACCGACGACGCTGACCGCTTGATCCTGCTGTTTCGCAACGACACCTCGGCGTTCGACGGCAAGCGCATCGAGCAGCTCGACCGCAAAGGCATGGTCAACAACAAGTTCAACGCCTTCATCATGCAGAAACTCGAAGCGGCCGGCGTACCGACCCAATTCGACAAACTGCTGGCCGACAACGAAGTGCTGGTCAAGAAGCTCGACATGATCCCGGTCGAGTGCGTCGTGCGTAACTACGCCGCTGGCAGCCTGGTCAAGCGTCTGGGCGTTGAAGAAGGCCTGAAGCTCAACCCGTACACGTTCGAACTGTTCCTGAAGGACGACGCCAAGGGCGACCCGTTCATCAACGAATCCCACGTCGTGGCATTCGGCTGGGGCACCGCCGAGCAACTGGTTCGCATGAAAGAACTGTCGCTCAAGGTCAACGAAGTCCTGACCAAGCTGTTCGACGACGCCGGCCTGCTGCTGGTCGACTTCAAGCTTGAATTCGGCGTGTTCAGCGACGGCTCCATCGTCCTCGGTGACGAGTTCAGCCCGGACGGCTGCCGTCTGTGGGACAAGGACACCAAGAAGAAGATGGACAAGGACCGCTTCCGTCAGGGCCTCGGTGACGTCATCGAAGCTTACGAAGAAGTCGCCAATCGTCTGGGCGTACCGCTTTAA
- a CDS encoding glycosyltransferase, translating to MIIPPSAQGAHRVSELQSVKSASGAVSQVEECEVLVAQLPAFEDGEPPVGVVIHAFYPEVLKDILRRLIKLSERLHLYVTCVAGCEDEICAQLTASTLSFSLYRVPNHGRDVFPFLRVLPFLRADNIRTLVKLHTKRSLHLGGEIDWGVELFDDLLGPVRFSRALEHLADPVHVPMLGPQRYLVPVTRFLSESNRALLVTLAERGGIEPQGINEADYFAGTMFFARIEVFTPLERIQLTGSDFEVECGQLDGTLAHTLERYFGVLANVGRQQRNIDLYQRWLASRQLAAVEVEGLPARLASWPRQPDVLLVLTDTTGDIGLLRSSLDSIDRQLYRAAAIVVLSNAEPVGVTPADNLVWLPLAESWPSQLNELLQEIDVDWWYLLRGGDELDPHALLLLAEGIALNPGVSACYSDEDSLTAEGCQSPVFKPDLNLDMLRSYPYVGRALAFSREAALSADGFDPAFSELAPHDLLFRLIENHGLGTVGHLADVLVHQAINFPQWLGEPQVIANSAAIVGAHLQRLGVAHELQAGPLPMANRVVYQHAEQPLVSILIPTKDCLPMLLRCIESIMEKTSYTNYELIIVDNNSETDEARDWFSGMELLNNPKVRILRYPHPFNYSAINNFAVNHARGDYLVLLNNDTVVIDGDWLGAMLHHAQRPEVGVVGAKLLFLDGTVQHAGVVLGLRGVADHPFIGDSMQSNGYLHRLHLDQNYSAVTAACLMISTELYQQVGGMDEVDLAVSYNDVDLCLKVGQAGRLIVWTPYALLVHEASVSQNNVDTTKEEAKRKRFKGEQSVMYQRWLGQIANDPAYNRNLTLEGSGFSSKYRTDTDWHPFASRELPHVLCHPVDSFGSGHYRVRQPFAALKAAQLIGGTVSDEGLQPTELERIAPDTIIFQGQHTTPHLEYMQDTKAFSRAFKVYELDDYILDVPAGNLNHELLPKDITKRLKKAVGLCDRLVVSTEPLANALKGFNADIRVMENRLPSHWWSDLTSHRQQGRKPRVGWAGGSSHSADLQVLAEVVRALEGEVEWVFMGMCPPALRPYVHEFHRGVSIEKYPQRLAGLNLDLALAPLKDNFFNACKSNLRLLEYGACGFPVICSDIPCYRGDFPVTRVRNRSQDWIAAIREHLAEPDASAKAGDALRSVVLDHWMLNDEHLLAWRNAWLAD from the coding sequence ATGATAATTCCACCATCAGCCCAAGGTGCTCACCGCGTATCTGAACTTCAGTCCGTCAAGTCAGCCAGCGGCGCCGTTTCCCAGGTCGAAGAGTGCGAAGTGCTGGTTGCGCAGTTGCCAGCATTCGAGGATGGCGAGCCGCCAGTCGGCGTGGTCATCCATGCGTTTTACCCCGAAGTGCTGAAAGATATTCTGCGCCGTTTGATTAAACTTTCTGAACGCCTGCATCTCTACGTGACCTGCGTAGCCGGATGTGAAGATGAGATCTGTGCTCAACTGACGGCCAGCACATTGAGTTTTTCGCTATACCGGGTGCCGAATCACGGCAGGGACGTTTTTCCGTTCCTGCGGGTGCTGCCGTTCTTGCGTGCCGATAACATCCGCACCCTGGTCAAGCTGCACACCAAGCGTTCGCTGCACTTGGGCGGGGAGATCGATTGGGGCGTTGAACTATTCGATGATCTGCTGGGCCCGGTACGATTCAGTCGAGCGCTGGAACACCTTGCCGACCCGGTGCACGTTCCAATGCTGGGTCCTCAGCGATACCTGGTGCCAGTCACCCGATTCCTCAGCGAAAGCAACCGTGCGTTGCTTGTCACCTTGGCCGAGCGTGGCGGTATTGAGCCGCAGGGCATCAACGAAGCGGATTATTTTGCCGGCACCATGTTCTTTGCGCGCATTGAAGTGTTTACGCCTCTGGAGCGGATTCAACTGACGGGCAGCGATTTCGAAGTTGAATGTGGCCAGCTCGACGGTACCCTGGCACACACGTTAGAGCGGTATTTCGGCGTTCTGGCGAATGTTGGCCGTCAGCAGCGCAATATCGACCTTTATCAGCGCTGGCTGGCGAGTCGGCAACTGGCTGCCGTCGAGGTCGAAGGTTTGCCCGCGCGACTGGCGAGCTGGCCGCGGCAACCGGATGTGTTGTTGGTGTTGACCGACACGACGGGTGATATCGGACTGTTGCGTTCCAGCCTGGACAGCATCGACCGCCAGCTTTATCGGGCGGCGGCCATCGTGGTCCTGTCCAATGCCGAACCTGTAGGCGTGACGCCAGCCGATAATCTGGTCTGGCTGCCGTTGGCCGAATCCTGGCCGAGCCAGCTCAATGAACTGTTGCAGGAGATCGACGTTGACTGGTGGTATCTGTTGCGCGGAGGAGACGAACTGGATCCCCATGCGCTGCTTTTGCTCGCCGAAGGCATCGCCCTCAATCCCGGTGTCAGCGCTTGCTACAGCGATGAAGATTCACTGACCGCTGAAGGCTGCCAGAGTCCGGTATTCAAGCCGGACTTGAATCTGGATATGTTGCGCAGTTATCCGTATGTCGGCCGCGCACTGGCTTTCAGTCGCGAGGCCGCGTTGTCTGCTGACGGCTTTGATCCCGCCTTCAGCGAACTGGCGCCCCATGATTTGCTTTTCCGGCTGATTGAAAATCACGGTCTGGGCACTGTCGGGCATCTCGCGGATGTGCTGGTGCACCAAGCCATCAATTTCCCCCAGTGGCTTGGTGAACCCCAAGTCATCGCGAACTCGGCAGCCATCGTCGGGGCGCACTTGCAGCGCCTGGGCGTGGCTCATGAGCTGCAGGCCGGACCTTTGCCAATGGCCAACCGTGTGGTCTACCAACATGCGGAACAACCGCTGGTCTCGATCCTGATTCCCACCAAGGACTGCCTGCCGATGCTGCTGCGCTGCATCGAAAGCATCATGGAGAAAACCAGCTATACGAATTACGAACTGATCATCGTCGACAACAACAGCGAAACCGACGAAGCCCGGGACTGGTTCAGCGGTATGGAGCTGTTGAACAATCCCAAGGTGCGCATCCTGCGTTATCCGCATCCGTTCAACTATTCGGCGATCAATAATTTTGCCGTCAACCATGCCCGCGGCGATTACCTGGTGCTGCTCAACAATGACACGGTGGTCATTGATGGCGACTGGCTTGGTGCGATGCTCCATCACGCCCAGCGGCCAGAAGTGGGGGTAGTCGGCGCCAAGCTGTTATTCCTCGACGGGACTGTTCAGCATGCAGGCGTGGTACTCGGGTTGCGTGGCGTTGCAGACCACCCGTTTATCGGCGATTCAATGCAGTCCAACGGCTACCTTCACCGCTTGCATCTTGATCAAAACTACAGCGCGGTCACCGCCGCCTGCCTGATGATCAGCACCGAGTTGTACCAGCAAGTGGGTGGAATGGACGAGGTCGACCTGGCCGTTTCCTATAACGATGTGGATCTGTGCCTGAAAGTCGGCCAGGCCGGGCGGTTGATTGTCTGGACGCCTTATGCGCTGCTCGTTCACGAAGCCAGTGTGAGCCAGAACAACGTCGACACGACCAAGGAAGAAGCCAAGCGTAAAAGGTTCAAGGGCGAACAGTCGGTGATGTACCAGCGCTGGCTTGGGCAAATCGCCAACGATCCGGCCTACAACCGCAACCTGACCCTGGAGGGCAGCGGCTTCTCCTCCAAATACCGCACCGATACCGACTGGCACCCGTTTGCCAGTCGTGAGTTGCCTCATGTGCTGTGTCATCCCGTCGACTCTTTCGGCAGTGGGCACTACCGCGTGCGTCAGCCTTTCGCTGCCCTGAAAGCCGCGCAGCTGATCGGCGGAACGGTGAGCGACGAGGGGCTGCAACCGACAGAACTGGAGCGCATTGCGCCGGACACGATTATTTTCCAGGGGCAGCACACAACGCCTCATCTGGAGTACATGCAGGACACCAAGGCATTCTCCAGGGCGTTCAAGGTTTACGAGCTGGATGACTATATTCTTGACGTGCCCGCTGGCAACTTGAACCACGAATTGCTTCCCAAAGACATCACCAAACGCTTGAAGAAAGCCGTAGGGCTGTGCGATCGGTTGGTGGTGTCGACCGAGCCGCTGGCCAATGCGCTGAAGGGTTTCAACGCCGACATCCGGGTGATGGAAAACCGTCTGCCGAGCCATTGGTGGAGCGACCTGACCAGCCATCGCCAACAAGGTCGCAAGCCTCGGGTTGGCTGGGCCGGCGGCTCGAGTCACAGCGCCGATCTGCAAGTCCTTGCCGAAGTGGTTCGTGCGCTGGAAGGAGAAGTTGAATGGGTGTTCATGGGGATGTGTCCACCGGCACTGCGGCCTTATGTCCATGAGTTCCATAGGGGGGTGAGTATTGAAAAGTACCCGCAAAGACTGGCCGGCCTGAACCTGGACCTGGCTTTGGCACCTCTGAAAGACAACTTTTTCAACGCCTGCAAAAGCAATTTGCGCTTGTTGGAATATGGCGCTTGTGGTTTCCCCGTGATCTGCTCGGACATCCCTTGTTATCGTGGTGATTTCCCGGTGACGAGAGTCAGGAACCGATCGCAAGACTGGATTGCCGCTATTCGCGAACACCTGGCTGAGCCCGATGCCAGCGCCAAGGCTGGAGACGCCCTGCGCAGCGTTGTACTCGATCACTGGATGCTCAATGACGAACATCTGTTGGCGTGGCGAAACGCCTGGCTGGCGGACTGA
- a CDS encoding class I SAM-dependent methyltransferase — translation MDLKETDILGDSINEHWYYCSKAAATRRLLGDAAIGRILDVGAGSGFFSHHLLTHTDAREAWCVDISYSADSSATTAGKPVHYRRGIETIDADLVLLMDVLEHVDDDLGLLKMYVDKVPSGSRFLMTVPAFQFLWSGHDDFLEHKRRYTLAQFETLARAAGLSVQRGAYYFGAVFPIAAALRLLPQGAQTQPPRSQLKRHHPLVNTLLKTLCSLELPLMGMNRLAGLSVFVLAQKP, via the coding sequence ATGGATCTCAAGGAAACCGACATCCTCGGCGACAGCATCAACGAGCATTGGTATTACTGCTCGAAAGCCGCGGCCACCCGGCGTTTGCTGGGAGATGCAGCCATCGGCCGAATCCTCGATGTCGGCGCCGGCTCGGGGTTTTTCTCCCACCACTTGCTGACGCATACCGATGCACGCGAAGCGTGGTGCGTGGATATCAGCTATAGCGCCGACTCCAGCGCCACCACCGCCGGCAAACCTGTGCATTACCGTCGCGGGATTGAAACCATCGATGCCGATCTGGTGCTGTTGATGGACGTGCTGGAGCATGTCGATGACGACCTCGGTCTGCTCAAGATGTATGTCGATAAGGTGCCATCGGGCAGCCGCTTTCTGATGACCGTGCCGGCGTTCCAGTTCTTGTGGAGCGGGCACGATGATTTTCTCGAACACAAGCGCCGCTACACCCTGGCGCAGTTCGAAACACTGGCGCGCGCTGCCGGTTTGTCGGTGCAGCGCGGTGCGTATTATTTCGGCGCGGTGTTTCCGATTGCGGCGGCGTTGCGCTTGTTGCCGCAAGGCGCACAAACCCAGCCACCGCGTTCGCAACTCAAGCGTCATCATCCGCTGGTGAATACGTTGCTCAAGACACTTTGCAGCCTTGAATTACCGTTGATGGGTATGAACCGTCTGGCAGGTTTGAGCGTTTTTGTCCTGGCGCAAAAGCCGTGA
- the dapA gene encoding 4-hydroxy-tetrahydrodipicolinate synthase: MIAGSMVALVTPMDAQGRLDWDSLSKLVDFHLKNGTHAIVAVGTTGESATLDVEEHIAVIKAVVKQVAGRIPVIAGTGANSTREAVELTRDAKEAGADACLLVVPYYNKPTQEGLYQHFKHIAESVDIPQILYNVPGRTSCDMQAETVIRLSTVPNIIGIKEATGDLKRAKAIIDGVSKDFIVLSGDDPTAVELILLGGKGNISVTANVAPREMADLCEAALKGDADTARAINEKLMPLHKDLFIEANPIPVKWALVEMGLMHEGIRLPLTWLSTPCHETLRSALRQCSVLV; encoded by the coding sequence ATGATTGCGGGCAGTATGGTGGCACTGGTCACTCCCATGGATGCACAAGGGCGTCTTGACTGGGACAGCCTCAGCAAACTCGTGGACTTCCATCTCAAGAACGGCACCCATGCCATTGTCGCGGTCGGTACTACCGGCGAGTCGGCAACTCTTGATGTAGAAGAGCACATCGCCGTCATCAAGGCCGTGGTCAAACAGGTTGCCGGGCGTATTCCGGTCATCGCCGGCACTGGCGCCAACTCCACCCGCGAAGCCGTCGAGCTGACCCGCGACGCCAAGGAAGCCGGCGCCGATGCCTGCCTGCTGGTCGTTCCGTACTACAACAAGCCGACTCAGGAAGGCCTGTACCAGCACTTCAAACACATCGCCGAGTCTGTCGACATTCCACAGATTCTCTATAACGTTCCTGGCCGCACCTCTTGCGACATGCAGGCCGAGACGGTGATTCGCCTGTCCACCGTGCCGAACATCATCGGTATCAAGGAAGCCACCGGCGACCTGAAACGCGCCAAAGCGATCATCGATGGCGTGAGCAAGGACTTCATCGTGCTGTCCGGCGATGATCCGACCGCAGTCGAACTGATCCTGCTGGGTGGCAAAGGCAACATCTCCGTGACTGCCAACGTCGCTCCGCGCGAAATGGCTGATCTGTGCGAGGCCGCGTTGAAAGGCGACGCCGACACCGCACGGGCGATCAACGAAAAACTGATGCCACTGCACAAAGACCTGTTCATCGAAGCCAACCCGATTCCAGTGAAGTGGGCTCTGGTTGAAATGGGCCTGATGCACGAAGGCATCCGCCTGCCACTGACCTGGCTGAGCACACCTTGTCATGAAACGCTGCGCTCGGCCCTGCGCCAGTGCAGCGTCCTGGTTTAA
- a CDS encoding MBL fold metallo-hydrolase has product MRFAVLGSGSQGNGTLIASADTYVLVDCGFSLRETEKRLLRLGVNPAQLSAILVTHEHADHVHGVGLLSRRYNLPVYLSRGTLRGMRKPIEPAGFLAGGEQLQIGALNIGVIAVAHDAQEPTQYVFSDHEQRRFGLLTDLGSYCERVLDGYRDLDALMIESNHCRDMLARGHYPYFLKQRVGGELGHLNNHQAAFLVSELGWQGLQHLVLAHLSSKNNLPQLARQCFVDTLGCDPDWLQLADQDSGLDWRHIA; this is encoded by the coding sequence ATGCGTTTTGCCGTTCTCGGCAGCGGTAGCCAAGGGAACGGCACGCTGATCGCCAGTGCTGATACGTATGTGCTGGTGGATTGTGGTTTTTCCCTGCGGGAAACCGAAAAACGCCTGTTGCGCCTGGGTGTGAACCCGGCGCAACTGAGCGCGATACTCGTAACCCACGAACATGCCGACCACGTGCATGGCGTGGGTTTGCTGTCTCGGCGCTACAATCTACCGGTCTACCTCAGTCGCGGCACACTGCGCGGGATGCGCAAACCGATTGAACCCGCAGGCTTCCTGGCTGGCGGCGAGCAACTGCAGATCGGTGCACTGAACATCGGGGTCATTGCCGTGGCTCATGATGCGCAGGAACCGACCCAGTATGTCTTCAGTGATCACGAGCAGCGGCGCTTCGGCCTGCTGACCGACCTGGGCTCCTACTGCGAGCGGGTGCTGGACGGTTATCGGGATCTCGATGCGTTGATGATCGAGTCCAACCATTGTCGTGACATGCTGGCCCGTGGTCACTACCCGTACTTTCTCAAGCAGCGGGTGGGCGGCGAGCTGGGACATTTGAACAACCATCAGGCGGCATTCCTGGTGTCCGAGTTGGGTTGGCAGGGTTTGCAACACCTGGTCCTGGCCCATCTGAGCAGCAAGAACAACCTGCCGCAGCTGGCCCGGCAATGTTTTGTCGACACCCTCGGGTGCGACCCGGACTGGCTGCAACTGGCCGATCAAGATTCAGGGCTCGACTGGCGCCACATCGCCTAG
- the bamC gene encoding outer membrane protein assembly factor BamC, with protein MKRMAGLSALALIISSTSGCGWVWGPEGYFRDRGSDYLEAQQTAPMQLPPDVSTSKRLDPLLPIPRNVADDTAKGEYIVPRPQPLSAVADASDYSLQKSGDSRWVVAQHPPAEVWPVAVQFFQDNGFRLDEQRPQTGEFTTTWQHSDELSAAMAKRLSAAGIASDSETRVRVRIEPGVQRNTSEIYVVSAERPAGSTADVAFTNRSVNTGLDAALVDDMLASMSRISEKGGSVSMLASRDFDTPSRVSLSEDGSGNPVLNVGTDLDRAWSSVGRALEQGEWRVEDINRSLGLYYINLAEKAEKKDDKPGFFSSLFGSAPTKEEVESRAERYQVRLSKVGENIQVTVEKNINTVAPAEVARKVLSVIQDNLG; from the coding sequence ATGAAGCGAATGGCCGGACTTTCCGCACTTGCCTTGATTATCTCCAGCACCAGTGGCTGCGGATGGGTCTGGGGCCCGGAAGGTTATTTCCGTGACCGTGGTAGCGATTACCTGGAAGCGCAACAGACTGCACCGATGCAACTGCCACCGGATGTCAGCACCTCCAAGCGTCTGGATCCGCTGCTGCCGATCCCGCGCAACGTCGCTGATGACACCGCCAAGGGCGAATACATTGTTCCGCGTCCTCAGCCGCTGTCGGCCGTTGCCGATGCCAGCGACTACTCGCTGCAGAAAAGCGGTGATTCGCGTTGGGTCGTGGCCCAGCACCCACCGGCCGAAGTCTGGCCAGTGGCTGTGCAGTTCTTCCAGGACAACGGCTTCCGTCTGGATGAACAGCGCCCGCAAACCGGCGAATTCACCACCACCTGGCAGCATTCCGACGAGCTGTCCGCCGCTATGGCCAAGCGTCTGAGCGCAGCCGGTATCGCCAGCGATAGCGAAACCCGCGTGCGTGTGCGTATCGAGCCGGGCGTGCAGCGCAATACCAGTGAAATCTACGTGGTCAGCGCCGAGCGTCCTGCCGGCAGCACTGCCGATGTGGCCTTCACCAATCGTTCGGTCAACACTGGCCTGGATGCCGCCCTGGTCGACGACATGCTCGCAAGCATGAGCCGTATCTCCGAAAAGGGTGGTTCGGTGTCGATGCTGGCTTCGCGTGATTTCGATACGCCGAGCCGTGTCAGCCTCAGCGAAGACGGCAGCGGCAACCCGGTGTTGAACGTCGGTACCGATCTGGACCGTGCCTGGTCGAGCGTTGGCCGTGCACTGGAACAAGGCGAATGGCGCGTTGAAGACATCAACCGCAGCCTTGGCCTGTACTACATCAACCTGGCCGAAAAAGCCGAGAAGAAAGACGACAAGCCTGGTTTCTTCAGCAGCCTGTTCGGCAGTGCGCCGACCAAGGAAGAAGTTGAATCCCGTGCCGAGCGTTATCAGGTTCGCCTGAGCAAGGTTGGCGAGAACATCCAGGTGACCGTCGAGAAAAACATCAACACCGTCGCGCCGGCCGAAGTGGCACGCAAAGTGTTGAGCGTGATTCAGGACAACCTGGGCTGA
- a CDS encoding YegP family protein has protein sequence MYFEIYRQSRGTPSTGKGQWRWRLRAGNHETIASGESYVNKADCLHVIGLIKAVQGEAPIKEI, from the coding sequence ATGTATTTCGAGATTTACAGGCAATCCAGAGGCACCCCGAGCACCGGCAAAGGGCAATGGCGCTGGAGATTGCGGGCGGGTAACCACGAGACCATCGCCAGTGGCGAGTCGTATGTGAACAAGGCGGATTGTTTGCACGTGATCGGGTTGATCAAGGCTGTCCAGGGGGAGGCTCCGATCAAGGAGATCTAA
- a CDS encoding GtrA family protein codes for MTSAEKSALIQRGLRFAVTGVFVTALHALVAVLFIHFISAPPPLANGVAFAVATVVSYVINTTWSFSARLHGRTLVRFLLVSVGGFFLAMFVAWAAQMAGLHYLLGIGAVALTIPAFTFVLHNFWTYR; via the coding sequence GTGACCTCAGCTGAAAAGTCAGCGTTGATCCAGCGGGGTTTGCGTTTTGCCGTGACCGGTGTGTTTGTCACCGCGTTGCATGCGTTGGTCGCGGTGCTGTTTATCCATTTCATCAGTGCGCCGCCGCCCCTCGCCAACGGTGTGGCGTTCGCCGTGGCGACAGTGGTGTCGTATGTGATCAACACCACCTGGAGCTTCTCGGCCCGATTGCATGGGCGGACCCTGGTGCGGTTTCTGCTGGTTTCGGTCGGTGGTTTTTTTCTGGCGATGTTCGTCGCCTGGGCTGCGCAAATGGCCGGCCTCCACTATTTGCTGGGCATCGGCGCGGTGGCGCTGACGATCCCGGCATTCACCTTCGTACTGCACAACTTCTGGACGTACCGATGA
- a CDS encoding glycosyltransferase family 2 protein, whose protein sequence is MTEHGTQQHRQVTLSLVVPVFNEEDSLDTFLRRINEVFKTQTLIDLEWVFVNDGSTDATLERLLEHQRHDARLRIVDLSRNFGKEAALSAGLQTATGQIVVPIDVDLQDPPEVILQMIERWREGFEVVLGHRISRRSDTWAKQTSAHWFYRLHNKIAEQPLPENVGDFRLMDRCVVDALLTLPESRRFMKGLFAWVGFRTTHVDYERPERVAGQSKFNGWRLWNFALEGITSFSTEPLRIWTYVGALVSLVSFAFAMFIVVRTLIHGVDMPGYASLMVAVTFLGGLQLIGIGVLGEYLGRTYIESKRRPVFLVRRVYDSKD, encoded by the coding sequence TTGACTGAGCACGGAACGCAACAGCACAGGCAGGTGACGTTATCGCTGGTGGTCCCCGTTTTTAACGAGGAGGACAGCCTCGACACGTTTTTGCGGCGCATCAATGAAGTCTTCAAGACGCAGACGTTGATCGATCTTGAGTGGGTGTTCGTCAACGACGGCAGCACCGATGCCACGCTCGAACGCCTGCTCGAACATCAGCGACACGATGCACGCCTGCGCATCGTCGACCTGAGCCGCAACTTCGGCAAGGAAGCGGCGTTGTCCGCTGGTTTGCAGACCGCGACCGGGCAGATCGTGGTCCCGATCGATGTTGACTTGCAGGACCCGCCCGAAGTCATTCTGCAGATGATCGAGCGCTGGCGAGAAGGCTTTGAGGTGGTGCTCGGTCATCGCATCAGCCGTCGCAGCGACACCTGGGCCAAGCAGACGTCGGCCCACTGGTTCTATCGCTTGCACAACAAAATTGCCGAACAACCTTTACCTGAAAACGTCGGCGATTTTCGTCTGATGGATCGCTGCGTCGTCGATGCGTTGCTGACGCTGCCCGAATCCCGGCGCTTTATGAAAGGCTTGTTCGCCTGGGTCGGGTTTCGCACCACCCACGTCGATTACGAACGCCCGGAGCGCGTGGCGGGGCAGAGCAAGTTCAACGGCTGGCGCCTGTGGAATTTTGCGTTGGAAGGCATCACCAGTTTCAGCACCGAGCCGCTACGGATCTGGACGTATGTCGGCGCGCTGGTGTCGCTGGTGTCTTTTGCTTTCGCCATGTTCATTGTGGTGCGCACGCTGATTCACGGTGTCGACATGCCCGGTTATGCCTCGCTGATGGTGGCCGTGACCTTTCTCGGTGGGCTGCAATTGATCGGCATCGGAGTGCTCGGTGAGTACCTGGGCCGCACGTATATCGAATCCAAACGCCGACCGGTTTTTCTGGTGCGTCGCGTCTACGACTCCAAGGACTGA